A genomic segment from Oncorhynchus clarkii lewisi isolate Uvic-CL-2024 chromosome 14, UVic_Ocla_1.0, whole genome shotgun sequence encodes:
- the LOC139366428 gene encoding biorientation of chromosomes in cell division protein 1-like 1 isoform X1: MAGLPPGDPQLVSMIVNHLKTQGLFDQFRRDCLADVDTKPAYLNLRQRVDNFVSNHLSNHTWSPHLNKNQLRNNIRQLVLQSGMLEQGVDRIVAQVVDPKIHHTFRPQVERVVREFMSPGSYVDEPPVPPAPVEEKQDFDLPVQAPSSAPATSMARDAMSILDTITTLNQEASSRASSSGEKGPKGGSERDQDPEESMQESEGGEQDMSLVEEGEEDQDRKTPEKEEEAKLVSEAQTMEVKTEDVQEQVDSEREGMKGEGEEVGTQEEAEERNEGKTIGKLKDEVLNKDVDPLQSPNEKHHINQKARERLKEEYSLEDSDLDGLSDITVSSVHTSDLSSFEEDSDDEQPPSDSTEDGEVSSEDEKSEKKKTNREEDNEESPERKPRRQAYVHKPFLYSRYYSDSDDEVTVEQRRRSAAKDKEERLFKRQQNRERMEEKRRQKSAQLEDQESRQQTSSPSLEAQDPRAKEALKEKKVLEKKMALSRKRKWDSRKEGDVTGKRKGDAAGEFNRKEEAKGISSKSLQHKSIRKVSESAASEERHRRKSVSTSEESGEPRKLADKSRTHSFILDLEQGSESPLKQRAAGKFDRLSRKELNPKERKEKECSLSDERSKLKQKLEKRVVSESHTDEPEQNEGAHIEVSSDDKGERKSKVKGDKKVSVNAREGRASVSEGGVSDEGASKEATTKKGKAPSVEAAKVEKDREKEKNRENEKERERTKAEKIPLKTDPRQLLRPDSTGSSEERSDMEPGSESIKKKDKHPKEVLKRSKSHTEDKYVEKPKSKPDIEKEKPRTEHVTQENQKPSKSSSETDKDSRKSRETEPGMKVKVMEKSRSKSREDKKAQGLEVKNKGSTSGSRPDASKERKREGSMKEQRKDTQENPPEKMEGRSGKKMLDKKAQNPEKKETQDERKGRKADEKSDKSSISSPAITEPPLKKGPQSKDASTDWDPTDATITTSASVTYDALSDVTPELEEDDSEMPLGEVEPRPLTTGADALLTLMDICTSADARLGQGSDITGAMQREACPELSFQEADIKMKEAALTLLSMDPESILSPTLVTPATQEVTEATIPALQRKETAKRVAKDQEDSEHVLEMDESDLTATASSEKMDEQSRSQVDVLATDILDTGGKDTVVSTWTLVEGMSQENKSTVDRDEEKPGHADVVPEQEPVLGPSVDKQYETQTEKTKLLAMEHECQVKMDIDNINKDQTEAQEENGVTESGKCDTPEKPRETRRGRPSKLVKQASNASKSDGQEDEKGSDLSEMEDKMEGRVTRKGRLSGQKVTTAKDSAMEKNEKDSQEQQSKLDVEVSKDNAGDRATDSRTPRRGRSSKTFADEEELKEPEKVEETPPRRGRRSGAQAKDSTTGNQEKEEEEKTGETSSEKPKEKQEIHPPLQKDEEEEEKKKSEQKRGSRRGRPAKPPISKQKTNEDAESSPSKEPTDTRKPAVKRKRSEESGEGTQPEEEGTQPEEEGTQPEEEGTQPEEEGTQPEEEGTQPEEEGTQPEEEGTQPEEEGTQPEEEGTQPEEEGTQPEEEGTQPEEEGTQPEEEGTQPEEEGTQPEEEGTQPEEEGTQPEEEGTQPEEEGTQPEEEGTQPEEEGTQPEEEGTQPEEEGTQESDLKEQEEKQHGEDRVSQSDDPEKGTEEGSSDNKTDEGEEDKDTPQKKPARRGRPSKGATLTSEEPENTVSEKTDKKPDKKESEQKEDEEEEETPKSRTATRAAVRLEAERNKPRKPSTRARGEEENPANTRGMRGQASASAKAGGRKREASPTAVRTRGGQKSEEPPSKKTKR, from the exons ATGGCAGGTTTACCCCCCGGAGACCCGCAGTTGGTCTCTATGATCGTCAATCATTTGAAAACGCAAGGTCTTTTCGATCAGTTTAGAAGGGACTGCTTGGCAGACGTGGATACAAAG CCTGCATACCTGAATTTAAGACAACGAGTGGACAACTTTGTGTCCAATCACCTCTCTAACCACACATGGAGTCCTCACTTGAACAAGAATCAGTTGAGAAACAACATCCGACAGTTGGTGCTGCA GTCTGGGATGCTGGAGCAGGGAGTTGACAGGATAGTTGCTCAGGTGGTGGATCCCAAAATCCATCACACCTTCAGGCCCCAGGTGGAGAGGGTGGTCCGTGAATTCATGTCCCCTGGCAGCTATGTTGATGAACCCCCAGTCCCGCCTgctcctgtagaggagaaacaagACTTTGACCTGCCAGTGCAAG CTCCTTCATCTGCCCCTGCTACTTCAATGGCCAGAGATGCCATGTCCATCCTGGATACCATCACCACTCTGAACCAGGAGGCCAGCTCCCGGGCCAGCTCCAGTGGAGAGAAGGGCCCGAAGGGGGGCTCTGAGAGGGACCAAGACCCAGAGGAGTCGATGCAGGAGTCTGAAGGAGGAGAGCAGGACATGAGTctggtggaggagggagaagaggaccaGGACAGGAAGACACCAGAGAAAGAAGAGGAAGCGAAGCTTGTGTCAGAGGCCCAGACTATGGAGGTCAAAACAGAGGACGTACAGGAGCAGGTGGActctgagagagaggggatgaaggGTGAGGGGGAAGAGGTTGGGACTCAAGAGGAGGCAGAAGAGAGAAATGAGGGGAAGACCATAGGAAAGCTAAAAGATGAGGTACTGAACAAGGATGTTGATCCACTTCAGTCCCCCAATGAGAAACACCATATCAATCAGAAGGCCAGAGAGAGGTTAAAAGAAG AATATTCTCTGGAAGACTCCGACCTTGATGGCCTCAGTGACATCACTGTGAGCTCTGTCCACACCAGCGACCTGTCGTCCTTTGAGGAGGACAGCGATGATGAGCAGCCACCGTCAGATTCTACAGAGGACGGCGAGGTCTCATCTGAGG ATGAAAAGTCTGAGAAAAAGAAGACCAATAGAGAGGAAGACAATGAGGAGAGCCCAGAGCGCAAGCCTCGTCGACAGGCCTACGTCCACAAGCCCTTCCTCTATTCTCGTTACTATAGCGACTCTGACGATGAGGTTACTGTGGAGCAGCGTCGGCGGTCAGCG GCCAAGGACAAGGAAGAGAGGCTTTTCAAGAGACAGCAGAACAGGGAACGCATGGAGGAGAAGCGTAGACAGAAGTCAGCTCAACTAGAAGACCAGG AGAGCAGGCAGCAGACCTCTTCCCCCAGCCTGGAAGCTCAGGATCCGAGGGCCAAAGAGGCTCTCAAGGAAAAGAAGGTTCTTGAGAAGAAGATGGCCCTCAGTAGGAAGAGGAAATGGGActcgcg GAAAGAAGGAGATGTTACAggcaagagaaagggagatgcaGCAGGAGAGTTCAACAGAAAGGAA GAAGCAAAGGGTATTTCCTCAAAGAGCTTGCAGCACAAGTCAATCAGAAAAGTCTCTGAGTCTGCAGCATCAGAAGAGAGGCACAGGAGGAAGAGTGTCAGCACTTCTGAGGAATCTGGAGAACCTAGAAAGCTGGCAGACAAAAGCCGTACACATTCCTTTATCCTGGACTTGGAGCAGGGATCTGAGTCACCACTCAAACAGCGAGCTGCTGGAAAGTTTGACCGGCTTTCCCGCAAAGAGTTAAACCCTAAAGAGCGCAAGGAGAAAGAGTGTAGCCTGTCGGACGAGCGCTCCAAGCTTAAGCAAAAGTTGGAGAAGAGAGTAGTAAGTGAATCCCACACAGATGAACCTGAGCAGAATGAAGGGGCCCACATTGAAGTATCCTCTGATGACAAAGGGGAGAGAAAGTCCAAGGTGAAAGGTGACAAGAAAGTGTCAGTGAATGCCAGGGAAGGTAGGGCATCTGTGTCAGAAGGAGGTGTCTCTGACGAGGGGGCTAGCAAGGAAGCCACAACCAAGAAGGGGAAGGCTCCATCAGTTGAAGCTGCCAAAgttgagaaggacagagagaaggaaaagaacAGGGAAaatgagaaggaaagggagagaaccAAAGCAGAGAAGATTCCATTAAAAACTGACCCTAGGCAGTTACTCCGTCCGGATTCCACCGGCTCTTCTGAGGAAAGGTCTGATATGGAGCCTGGATCAGAAAGCATCAAGAAAAAGGACAAACACCCTAAAGAAGTCCTCAAGAGGTCAAAGAGCCACACAGAGGACAAATATGTAGAAAAACCCAAGTCTAAGCCAGACATTGAGAAGGAGAAACCCAGAACAGAACATGTTACTCAGGAAAACCAGAAACCAAGTAAGTCTAGCTCTGAAACTGACAAAGACTCCAGAAAGTCCAGGGAGACAGAGCCTGGAATGAAGGTAAAGGTCATGGAAAAGTCCAGATCCAAGTCAAGGGAGGATAAGAAAGCTCAAGGTTTGGAGGTCAAAAACAAAGGTAGCACATCAGGCAGTAGACCTGACGCATCAaaggaaagaaaaagagagggaagcATGAAGGAGCAAAGGAAAGACACCCAGGAAAACCCACCAGAGAAAATGGAAGGCAGGAGTGGGAAGAAAATGCTTGATAAAAAGGCCCAAAACCCAGAGAAGAAAGAGACCCAGGATGAGAGAAAGGGACGTAAAGCAGATGAAAAGTCGGATAAGTCCTCAATCTCCTCACCTGCTATTACGGAACCTCCTCTGAAGAAAGGCCCTCAATCCAAAGACGCAAGCACAGACTGGGATCCCACCGATGCCACCATTACCACCTCTGCCTCTGTTACCTATGATGCTTTGAGTGACGTCACCCCTGAACTGGAGGAGGATGACAGTGAAATGCCACTCGGTGAGGTGGAACCACGTCCTTTGACAACTGGGGCAGATGCTCTTCTGACTTTGATGGACATCTGTACCTCAGCAGATGCAAGACTAGGCCAAGGAAGTGACATCACAGGGGCCATGCAGCGAGAGGCCTGCCCAGAGCTCTCCTTCCAAGAAGCAGACATAAAAATGAAAGAGGCAGCTCTGACCCTGCTCTCCATGGACCCTGAGAGTATACTATCTCCTACCTTAGTCACTCCAGCTACACAGGAAGTCACAGAGGCAACCATACCTGCTCTGCAGCGAAAGGAAACTGCTAAACGTGTTGCAAAAGATCAGGAAGATTCTGAGCATGTTCTAGAAATGGACGAAAGTGATCTAACAGCTACTGCCTCATCAGAGAAAATGGATGAACAGTCAAGGAGCCAAG TCGATGTTCTGGCCACAGATATTCTCGACACAGGGGGGAAAGATACGGTGGTGTCAACATGGACATTAGTTGAAGGGATGTCTCAG GAAAATAAATCTACTGTTGACAGAGATGAGGAAAAACCAGGCCATGCTGATGTTGTTCCTGAGCAAGAGCCCGTATTGGGACCATCAGTCGACAAACAAT ATGAGACTCAGACTGAGAAGACAAAACTGCTGGCCATGGAACATGAGTGTCAGGTTAAGATGGACATTGATAACATTA ATAAAGACCAGACTGAAGCACAAGAGGAAAATGGAGTCACTGAGTCT GGGAAGTGTGACACACCTGAAAAACCAAGGGAGACTCGACGTGGTCGGCCATCAAAGCTGGTCAAACAAGCCA GCAATGCATCCAAGTCAGACGGACAAGAGGACGAGAAAGGATCCGACCTGTCTGAAATG GAGGACAAAATGGAGGGAAGAGTAACCCGCAAAGGAAGGCTATCTGGTCAGAAAGTTACCACGGCCAAAGACTCCG CTATGGAGAAAAATGAGAAGGACAGTCAAGAGCAGCAGTCCAAGCTGGATGTGGAAGTGAGTAAA GACAATGCGGGTGATAGGGCCACAGATTCCAGAACGCCACGCAGAGGACGCTCGTCTAAAACCTTTGCGGATGAGGAGGAACTTAAAGAG CCTGAGAAAGTGGAGGAGACCCCGCCTCGCAGAGGCAGACGGTCAGGTGCCCAGGCCAAAGACTCCACCACAG GAAaccaggagaaagaggaggaagagaaaacaggagagacatCATCGGAAAAGCCAAAGGAGAAACAGGAG attcatccccctcttcaaaaagatgaggaggaggaggagaagaagaagagtgagCAGAAGAGAGGCAGTAGACGGGGAAGACCAGCTAAACCTCCAATCTCCAAGCAAAAGACAAATGAAGATGCAGAAAGCTCTCCTTCCAAGGAGCCCACTGATACTC GCAAACCTGCAGTGAAGAGGAAGAGGTCTGAGGAATCTGGGGAG GGGACCCAGCCTGAGGAGGAGGGGACCCAGCCTGAGGAGGAGGGGACCCAGCCTGAGGAGGAGGGGACCCAGCCTGAGGAGGAGGGGACCCAGCCTGAGGAGGAGGGGACCCAGCCTGAGGAGGAGGGGACCCAGCCTGAGGAGGAGGGGACCCAGCCTGAGGAGGAGGGGACCCAGCCTGAGGAGGAGGGGACCCAGCCTGAGGAGGAGGGGACCCAGCCTGAGGAGGAGGGGACCCAGCCTGAGGAGGAGGGGACCCAGCCTGAGGAGGAGGGGACTCAGCCTGAGGAGGAGGGGACTCAGCCTGAGGAGGAGGGGACTCAGCCTGAGGAGGAGGGGACTCAGCCTGAGGAGGAGGGGACTCAGCCTGAGGAGGAGGGGACCCAGCCTGAGGAGGAGGGGACCCAGCCTGAGGAGGAGGGGACCCAGCCTGAGGAGGAGGGGACCCAGCCTGAGGAGGAGGGGACCCAGGAAAGTGACCTGAAGGAACAAGAGGAGAAACAACATGGAGAGGATAGAG TGAGCCAGTCTGACGACCCGGAGAAGGGGACAGAAGAGGGCTCCAGTGATAACAAAACAGATGAG GGTGAGGAGGACAAAGACACGCCTCAGAAGAAACCTGCTCGTAGGGGAAGGCCCTCGAAGGGAGCAACATTGACGTCAGAGGAACCGG AAAATACCGTATCTGAGAAGACCGACAAAAAGCCAGACAAGAAAGAGAGCGAACAaaaagaggatgaagaggaggaagagacgcCCAAATCCAGAACTGCAACTCGAGCTGCTGTTCGCCTTGAAGCTGAGAG